The following nucleotide sequence is from Bacteroidales bacterium.
AGTCGTGGCTTTTTGACGGGTTTTTGTTCCTGGAAATTGCTAATGGAGATCCGGCTAACCGGAGGATTTTTGCTACCGGCTATTATGGCCAGCCTGCCGGAAAGCAGGAATGGAAAGAACTGGCGGATTATTATTTTACCAGGAACAACGGGATTTACGGACTGGATAGTTGTATCGCTGACGCTTCGGGCAGGTTAGGTACACCACCTGCTAAAAGGAAAGTGATCATAGGCATTCCCGAACCGATTGTTGCCGGTCCTGCTTCTCATTATACCGAATTACCCGAAGACTATTGGGGGGATGTAGATGGAAAAGTATTGAATTTCACTAATAATGACGACAGAATCGCTGCCTGCATTTGGTTCATTGATTATATCAGGAAATGTTTCAACGAAGGCAGGTTTAAAAACGTGGAACTTGCCGGATTTTACTGGATTGCAGAAGAATCATTACACACTAAAACCATCCTTTCCGGAATAGCGTCTTATCTGAATGAAAAGAAATATAGTTTTAACTGGATTCCTTACTGGAAAACCAATCCGGATTATTACGACTGGAAGTCGTTAAAATTCAATTATGCTTACCTGCAACCCAATTATTTCTTTAACGACCAGATTCCCTATTCCCGATTAACAGAGGCGTGTAATGTTGTCAAACAATATGATCTGGATCTCGAACTGGAATTTGATATGCGGGTGTTTGAGGAAAAAGGTGATAAGGGATACCGGCTGTATGACTATATGAAAGCTTTCAGGGAAAATGGGGTATTATCTTCGAAAAGGATTGCCTATTATCAGGATTGTGACGCTTTATACCATTTGTATCATGCATCGAATGAAAAAGACAAGATATTATTCCATGACTTTTGTTCTTTTGTAGCAGAACATCAAGCCAGATATACCCAATGAAGCAACAGGCATCACATCCTTCAACGGCTTCCGGTCAAAGCTTTCTTTTGTCCGTAATATTGGCCCTGCAACTGGGATTTATCGTTTTTCCTTCACTGGGACAGGTAAACCTGCAGAATATATATTTTCAGGGGAAGGTATCCTGCGAAGGGAAAGGGGTTGCGGATGTGCGGGTTACAGACGGGATCAATATTACCTACACTGATGCGAAGGGAAATTACTCGTTGCGGAGCAATGCGACTGTTGAATTTGTCTATATCTCTGTTCCTTCAGGATATAAAATCCCTTTAAAGGATGGCATACCTTATTTTTATACAGCTGTTAATGAGAAAATCAGGGAAAAACAGAAAATTGACTTTACTTTGGAGAAGAATGAAATGGACGATCACCGGCACGCTATGTTCGTATGGGCCGATCCGCAGGTATATTATGAGGAAGAGATGCCCCTGTTGCAGAAAACAGCGACAGATGCACGGGAACTGGCCGGGGAATTATTTCCCGATATCCCTTCATATGGAATGGTCTGCGGGGATATTGTGGGCGATCATCCGGAATTTTACGGACGGATCAGGAAGATGCTGGCAGAAACCGGTATCCCTTTCTTTTATACGGCCGGGAACCATGATATGACCCTGGATGTTCGCTCTAATGATCATTCAAAAGCAACTTACCGGGAAACATTCGGCCCGGATTACTATTCTTTTGATCGTGGGAAAATACATTATGTGGTATTGAGTGATGTCTTTTATGTAGGAAGAAGTTATTTTTATATAGGCTATCTTCCCGAGCAACAGCTTAACTGGCTGCAACAGGACCTGTCGACTGTAAAACCGGGATCTACCGTTGTTGTGATGCTCCATATCCCTACCTGGTCGCTGGATGTACAGGAAGGAAAAACGGAAAATATGTTGCATGTGCTACAAAACCGGCGACACCTGCATGAAATGCTACAGCCTTTTCAGGCACATATCTTTTCGGGACATATGCACTATAATGAAAATTTTATGATTTCCGATAACCTGTATGAACACATACATGCCGCCGTATGCGGCGTTTTCTGGCAGGGACCTGAATGCAGCGACGGAACACCCGGAGGTTATGCGGTATACCAGGCAGATGGCGATCATATATCCTGGTTCTATAAGTCGGTTGGTAAAAGTAAGGATTTCCAGTTCAGGGCCTATCCGGTAGGA
It contains:
- a CDS encoding calcineurin-like phosphoesterase family protein, which codes for MKQQASHPSTASGQSFLLSVILALQLGFIVFPSLGQVNLQNIYFQGKVSCEGKGVADVRVTDGINITYTDAKGNYSLRSNATVEFVYISVPSGYKIPLKDGIPYFYTAVNEKIREKQKIDFTLEKNEMDDHRHAMFVWADPQVYYEEEMPLLQKTATDARELAGELFPDIPSYGMVCGDIVGDHPEFYGRIRKMLAETGIPFFYTAGNHDMTLDVRSNDHSKATYRETFGPDYYSFDRGKIHYVVLSDVFYVGRSYFYIGYLPEQQLNWLQQDLSTVKPGSTVVVMLHIPTWSLDVQEGKTENMLHVLQNRRHLHEMLQPFQAHIFSGHMHYNENFMISDNLYEHIHAAVCGVFWQGPECSDGTPGGYAVYQADGDHISWFYKSVGKSKDFQFRAYPVGASTEKPDVITANVWNYDPQWKVYWYEDGTKKGEMTRFTGHDPYTSDYIRKNKEHFRHKWISTRPTRHMFYAYPEKTGAKIKVEVVDRFGNVYSQDIDR
- a CDS encoding DUF4855 domain-containing protein — encoded protein: MVNKISLNLVIAIIGLLFTGCICKNEPKYVDFYWEKERKDLLSITDMVLIYGGGKHRDVSWNKDHFVPYVSYKNRSNRESWLFDGFLFLEIANGDPANRRIFATGYYGQPAGKQEWKELADYYFTRNNGIYGLDSCIADASGRLGTPPAKRKVIIGIPEPIVAGPASHYTELPEDYWGDVDGKVLNFTNNDDRIAACIWFIDYIRKCFNEGRFKNVELAGFYWIAEESLHTKTILSGIASYLNEKKYSFNWIPYWKTNPDYYDWKSLKFNYAYLQPNYFFNDQIPYSRLTEACNVVKQYDLDLELEFDMRVFEEKGDKGYRLYDYMKAFRENGVLSSKRIAYYQDCDALYHLYHASNEKDKILFHDFCSFVAEHQARYTQ